One stretch of Segatella copri DNA includes these proteins:
- a CDS encoding DNA-binding protein, which produces MIKYVLKQNKNKKSLAYLKWYAFPLVEETMDLAELAKHMEEHNTGFTEAMCLGMMTAMVKCIKEQLLAGKNVKIDNLAIFSVGIRNKEGAKTEAEFTAVNNIAGVKLRARATGTLSNANLNTSASVRRASNVFVASSGSGSGSNIAGGNTTTGDNSQTGGSSSSEGNTDSGDGLE; this is translated from the coding sequence ATGATTAAGTATGTTTTGAAGCAGAACAAGAACAAGAAGAGTCTTGCTTATCTTAAGTGGTATGCTTTCCCATTGGTGGAAGAGACGATGGATTTGGCTGAACTTGCCAAGCACATGGAGGAGCACAATACCGGATTCACCGAGGCGATGTGCCTGGGCATGATGACTGCCATGGTGAAGTGTATCAAGGAGCAGCTCCTGGCTGGTAAAAATGTGAAGATAGACAACCTTGCCATCTTCAGCGTGGGTATCCGTAACAAGGAGGGAGCCAAGACCGAGGCTGAGTTTACTGCGGTAAACAATATTGCCGGAGTGAAGCTCAGAGCCCGTGCTACTGGTACATTGAGCAATGCCAACCTTAACACTTCGGCTAGTGTGAGAAGAGCAAGCAATGTTTTTGTTGCAAGTTCAGGCAGTGGTTCAGGTAGTAACATCGCTGGTGGCAATACAACTACCGGAGACAACAGTCAGACTGGTGGAAGTTCTTCATCTGAAGGTAATACCGACAGCGGTGATGGCTTAGAATAA